A window from Leptothermofonsia sichuanensis E412 encodes these proteins:
- a CDS encoding helix-turn-helix domain-containing protein gives MSKPDKLDHESSSAHYLGYVIGGFVAVGITLTVLRMMLPLLRVLLPVLVGGWIWQRWHKAHRSQQERLSDIFYQLIREHQGRITVLDFAMHTRLSAIEARAYLDARAKDFSAHFEVTDRGDVFYLFPTLEAWDPQSCNLFSTKPNTASNGREKSGIVNEALTQAQLARRLGVSAGMISRKKLAPDLAAWTRLRDPDGLAWTYLEQSRRFLPTNSNHSTP, from the coding sequence ATGTCTAAGCCAGACAAGCTAGATCACGAGAGCAGTTCAGCCCATTATCTGGGCTATGTCATCGGTGGCTTTGTAGCCGTTGGGATCACGCTTACTGTGTTACGAATGATGCTGCCGTTGCTACGGGTGTTGCTCCCGGTACTGGTTGGCGGATGGATCTGGCAGCGCTGGCATAAGGCCCACAGGAGCCAGCAGGAACGTTTGAGCGATATTTTCTATCAACTGATTCGCGAGCATCAGGGGCGCATTACTGTGCTGGACTTTGCGATGCACACCCGGTTGTCTGCGATCGAGGCTCGTGCCTATCTGGATGCCAGAGCGAAAGACTTTTCAGCCCATTTTGAAGTAACGGATCGGGGAGACGTGTTTTACCTGTTCCCTACGCTGGAGGCGTGGGATCCCCAATCCTGCAATTTATTTAGCACCAAACCCAATACAGCATCCAATGGCAGAGAAAAGTCCGGGATTGTCAATGAAGCACTCACTCAGGCACAACTGGCAAGGCGATTAGGGGTATCAGCCGGGATGATCAGCCGCAAGAAACTGGCACCAGACCTGGCAGCGTGGACCAGGCTTCGTGATCCGGATGGACTTGCTTGGACATATCTGGAGCAGAGCCGACGCTTCCTTCCAACGAATTCCAATCATTCAACGCCTTAA
- a CDS encoding Arc family DNA-binding protein: MNTAETMSTQITLPIELYQAIAQRAQIHGKSVNSEKNTSIY, from the coding sequence ATGAATACTGCTGAAACAATGAGTACTCAAATAACCTTACCGATTGAGTTATATCAAGCGATCGCTCAACGAGCACAGATACACGGAAAGTCTGTAAATAGCGAAAAGAATACGAGCATATATTAG
- a CDS encoding glycosyltransferase family 4 protein, producing MHIAWLGKKTPFCGNVTYGREVTNALLDRSYQVSFFHFTQDEPPPDNWPDCQEIPIPFLYKSQVYTIPTLRSSKILRQSLEELKPDVVHASLTLSPLDFLLPEICADLKVPLVATFHPAFDRKLRNLTSGTQHLTYQLYAPFLARYDRVIVFSHIQRELLIRLGVPPVKIAVIPNGVDVKKYSPGFSRLKTQLDADRLFVYQGRIAPEKNVESLLKAWKQARMGPRTKLLIVGNHGPLAASLLPFYGPEHGIVWMGFIADENQRIEILRGCDVFVLPSLVEGLSLSLLEAMACGLACVATDAGADGEVLEKEAGVILKTQGVATQLRTLLPQLRDHTGWTTLLGQNARRRVKERYTLSNNITQLETLYREVLQRQPAQVTHV from the coding sequence ATGCATATTGCCTGGCTTGGAAAAAAAACACCCTTTTGTGGCAATGTTACCTACGGTCGAGAGGTGACCAACGCGCTACTTGACCGTAGCTACCAGGTTAGTTTCTTCCACTTTACCCAGGACGAGCCACCCCCTGATAACTGGCCCGACTGCCAGGAAATTCCCATTCCGTTTCTCTACAAATCCCAGGTCTATACCATTCCCACCCTCCGATCCAGCAAAATTTTGCGGCAATCCCTGGAAGAATTGAAACCAGACGTGGTTCATGCCTCGTTGACCCTATCTCCGCTGGACTTCCTGTTGCCTGAAATCTGTGCTGATTTAAAGGTTCCCCTGGTTGCGACCTTTCACCCGGCATTTGATCGCAAATTGCGCAATCTAACCTCCGGCACCCAACATCTGACCTACCAGCTCTATGCTCCATTTCTGGCAAGGTATGACCGGGTCATTGTTTTTTCCCACATTCAACGAGAACTGCTGATTCGGTTGGGGGTTCCTCCAGTCAAAATTGCCGTGATTCCGAATGGAGTTGATGTCAAAAAATACTCCCCCGGATTTTCTCGCCTGAAAACACAACTGGATGCAGATCGTCTGTTTGTTTACCAGGGACGGATTGCGCCCGAAAAGAATGTGGAGTCCCTGCTGAAAGCCTGGAAGCAGGCACGCATGGGTCCGCGCACCAAGCTTCTGATTGTAGGCAATCATGGACCGCTGGCCGCATCCCTGCTCCCTTTCTATGGTCCTGAACATGGAATTGTCTGGATGGGATTTATTGCTGATGAAAATCAGCGGATTGAAATCCTTCGCGGGTGTGATGTCTTCGTTTTGCCCTCTTTAGTAGAAGGGCTTTCCCTTTCACTTTTAGAGGCAATGGCCTGTGGACTTGCCTGCGTCGCAACCGATGCCGGGGCGGATGGGGAAGTGTTGGAGAAGGAAGCCGGGGTGATTCTCAAAACTCAGGGAGTCGCCACCCAACTCAGAACCCTGCTGCCCCAACTACGTGATCACACCGGGTGGACAACTCTCCTCGGACAAAATGCCCGTCGCCGGGTGAAAGAACGCTATACCCTGAGTAATAACATCACCCAGCTAGAAACCCTTTACAGGGAAGTGCTGCAAAGGCAACCTGCCCAGGTGACCCACGTTTAA
- a CDS encoding MFS transporter, with product MLQLSNLDLEASMMRSLNHPHLGDNGKGLGKKPPASEVCHPSQPLSNSSIDWLPGQRSDEPVMAGDTLDGENPIPMFRPDEDFLETDSTSPQPSVAESLRHATNGIASASMSQLSPGMESISSEGDELEQGFLPVLKNRNFLILWSGQVFSQLADKVYLVLMIALIASRFQSGDQSISGWVSSIMIAFTIPAVLFGSLAGAFVDRWSKKTVLVLTNLLRGGLVFTLLPLLWLSKGWAPLAGLPVGFCILLVITFLVSTLTQFFAPAEQSAIPLIVERRHLLSANSLYTTTMMASVIIGFAVGEPLLALADNLMTHFGWTAIGLGKELVVGSGYAIAGLLLLLLRTSEKPWNISLLYSDNGPKETGTSPEPPHVFQDIRDGILYLKQQQRVRGAMLQLVILFSVFAALAVLSVRLAEIMPAIKASQFGFLLAAGGVGMAIGATFIGQFGQRFPHYQLSIAGSAGMAVALLGLSMFSTRLIPTLALITLLGGFAAVVGVPMQTTIQEETPEEMRGKVFGLQNNAINIALSLPLALAGLAEAFLGLRAVFIGLAVLVVTSGVFTWYISRTGSTQH from the coding sequence ATGTTGCAACTGTCCAACCTGGATTTAGAAGCATCCATGATGCGATCGCTAAATCACCCACACCTGGGTGACAATGGTAAAGGGTTGGGTAAAAAACCCCCTGCTTCAGAGGTTTGCCATCCCTCGCAGCCCTTATCCAACTCATCAATTGATTGGTTGCCCGGCCAACGTTCAGATGAGCCAGTCATGGCAGGGGATACGCTTGATGGGGAGAATCCTATACCCATGTTTCGCCCGGACGAAGATTTTCTTGAAACCGATAGTACCTCCCCACAGCCATCTGTAGCGGAGTCACTGCGACACGCCACTAACGGTATTGCATCCGCTTCAATGTCACAACTCAGCCCAGGGATGGAATCCATTTCGTCTGAGGGAGATGAATTAGAACAGGGTTTTCTGCCGGTATTAAAGAATCGTAATTTTTTGATCCTCTGGAGCGGTCAGGTTTTTTCTCAACTGGCAGACAAAGTTTATCTGGTGCTGATGATTGCCCTAATTGCCAGTCGGTTTCAGAGCGGGGACCAATCCATCAGCGGTTGGGTTTCGTCAATCATGATTGCCTTCACAATCCCTGCAGTGTTGTTTGGTTCTCTCGCCGGAGCCTTTGTGGATCGGTGGTCAAAAAAAACCGTGCTGGTGCTCACCAATTTGCTGCGCGGCGGGCTGGTCTTTACCCTGCTGCCCCTGCTCTGGCTATCAAAGGGATGGGCACCCCTGGCAGGCCTGCCGGTCGGCTTCTGCATTCTGCTGGTCATTACGTTTCTGGTATCTACCCTAACCCAGTTTTTTGCTCCAGCAGAGCAATCTGCTATTCCACTCATCGTAGAACGTCGCCATCTGCTATCTGCAAATTCCCTCTACACCACGACCATGATGGCTTCAGTCATTATTGGTTTTGCTGTGGGTGAGCCGCTCCTGGCTCTGGCAGATAACCTGATGACGCACTTTGGTTGGACCGCCATTGGGCTGGGAAAGGAACTGGTGGTTGGCAGTGGGTACGCGATCGCTGGACTGCTCCTGCTCCTGCTCCGGACCTCCGAAAAGCCCTGGAATATTTCCCTGCTGTATAGTGATAACGGTCCTAAAGAGACGGGAACCTCGCCTGAGCCTCCCCACGTTTTTCAAGATATTCGCGATGGCATCCTTTATCTAAAACAGCAACAGCGAGTTCGCGGGGCCATGCTGCAACTGGTCATCCTGTTCTCAGTTTTTGCCGCCCTGGCTGTACTCTCGGTTCGTCTGGCAGAAATTATGCCGGCAATTAAGGCGTCTCAGTTTGGCTTTTTGCTGGCAGCAGGCGGTGTAGGGATGGCGATCGGGGCTACTTTTATTGGCCAGTTTGGACAACGGTTTCCCCATTACCAGCTCAGTATCGCTGGTTCTGCCGGGATGGCTGTTGCTTTGCTGGGGTTGTCTATGTTCTCAACCCGGCTCATCCCAACCCTGGCTCTAATTACATTGTTGGGAGGCTTTGCAGCCGTAGTAGGCGTTCCCATGCAAACCACCATTCAAGAAGAAACCCCTGAAGAAATGCGGGGCAAAGTTTTTGGACTACAAAATAATGCCATCAATATTGCCTTGAGTCTGCCTCTGGCACTGGCAGGTCTGGCGGAAGCCTTCTTAGGATTACGAGCCGTTTTCATTGGTCTTGCCGTGCTTGTAGTCACAAGCGGGGTATTTACCTGGTATATTTCGCGTACAGGATCAACTCAACACTAG
- the recO gene encoding DNA repair protein RecO — translation MSRTYRATGINLKSMPMGETDRLLTVLTREFGLVRIMAMGSRKHNSSLAGRSSLFVVNDLLIARGRSLDKLTQAETLESYPGLSQDLRKLTASQYLAELCLYQALSDQPQEELFCLLNEHLKRLEQSDSAHILPHLTHAVFQLLILAGIAPQVHVCCISRQPLTPDIHDPDWRIGFSIPSGGTVTLAALERLKAEKQSRPGPKVQQPSPLLHTQMTAPELDLLQRLAQAELPNLTALEFADTTHGWRSIERVLRYYAQYHLDCPIRSATLVDVCFASPEYPQPS, via the coding sequence ATGAGTCGTACCTATAGAGCTACCGGAATTAACCTCAAAAGTATGCCCATGGGCGAGACTGATCGCCTGCTGACGGTGCTGACCCGTGAGTTTGGGTTGGTGCGGATCATGGCAATGGGATCTCGAAAACACAACTCCAGTCTGGCTGGGCGCAGCAGCCTGTTTGTGGTCAATGATTTATTGATTGCCAGGGGGCGATCGCTGGATAAACTGACCCAGGCAGAAACGTTGGAATCCTACCCAGGATTGAGCCAGGATTTGCGAAAGTTAACAGCCAGTCAATACCTGGCAGAACTTTGCCTTTATCAAGCATTGAGTGACCAACCCCAGGAAGAACTGTTTTGCTTACTGAATGAACATCTCAAACGGCTGGAGCAATCAGACAGTGCCCACATCTTGCCTCACCTGACCCATGCGGTTTTTCAACTGCTGATTCTGGCGGGTATTGCGCCTCAAGTGCATGTCTGCTGTATCAGTCGTCAACCCCTGACCCCTGATATCCACGATCCGGACTGGAGAATCGGCTTTAGTATTCCATCCGGCGGGACGGTTACCCTGGCAGCCCTGGAAAGGCTGAAAGCAGAAAAACAGTCCAGGCCTGGTCCAAAAGTTCAACAGCCATCCCCCCTGCTTCACACTCAAATGACGGCCCCAGAACTTGACCTGCTCCAACGGCTTGCCCAGGCAGAGTTGCCCAATCTGACCGCTCTGGAGTTCGCTGATACCACCCATGGATGGCGCTCAATCGAGCGTGTCTTGCGCTACTATGCCCAGTATCATTTGGATTGTCCCATCCGCTCCGCTACTCTGGTAGATGTCTGCTTCGCTTCCCCTGAATACCCTCAGCCTTCGTGA
- a CDS encoding YbjN domain-containing protein has translation MTSDDGTLIYTQGFFEDCLHRGGWRPIPLEEDLYLMNYQGKNGAFVIYGKFVPSRYLVTFSAVYPYSIPDEKIPVILEYINYTNYGVPFGNLELRESTNEVCFRTGLLFFEIELTGQLINNLVNACAKAIDRYTVGIPLIIEQNMSVKEAHKIAVS, from the coding sequence ATGACAAGCGATGATGGCACTCTGATATATACCCAGGGGTTCTTTGAAGATTGCCTGCACCGGGGTGGGTGGAGGCCGATTCCATTGGAGGAAGATCTTTACTTGATGAATTACCAGGGCAAGAATGGGGCATTTGTCATCTATGGAAAATTTGTGCCCAGTCGATATCTTGTCACCTTCTCTGCGGTTTATCCCTACTCCATTCCTGACGAAAAGATTCCAGTAATCCTGGAATATATCAACTACACCAATTATGGTGTCCCCTTTGGCAATTTGGAGTTAAGAGAATCAACAAATGAAGTTTGTTTTAGAACAGGCTTACTGTTCTTTGAAATTGAATTAACCGGGCAATTGATTAACAACCTAGTGAATGCCTGTGCTAAAGCAATTGATCGCTATACGGTCGGTATTCCACTGATTATTGAGCAAAATATGAGTGTCAAAGAGGCTCATAAGATAGCAGTTTCTTAA
- a CDS encoding amidase — protein MNSTDLAFTPALEQARLIRQKEISPLELVELYLERIEKLNPDLGSYVTIAADQAIADAKTKTEQLTGNHPDLSPFFGVPISIKDLNNVAGMPCTYGLSVLKKRIVAEDEGMVSRIRQAGFIILGKTTTSEMGMFPYSEPPGFPPARNPWNLDYTPGGSSGGAAAALAAGLCPVAQGSDGGGSIRGPAFCCGLVGIKPSRGRISMAPFGDRLSGIATNGPLGRTVADAAALLDVMSGYIPGDPYWLPDPVPSFQVAAANPPDRLRIAVVNTLQPLGEADSVCQQAVLDTARLLETLGHSVEPGSLPDLSDLIEPFTTIWQAILDEARIPEFVLSRTCRWLRFRARFASCGKYLRAVDQMQIISRRIVESFNSIDVMVMPVYMHPTIRIGEWAKLRPAQTLKHIIYWVAPCPPFNASGQPAIAIPTGFAPNGLPVGVQLVGHPAAESTLIALAAQLEAANPWSHQRPPWAIKESIPA, from the coding sequence ATGAACTCGACGGATTTAGCGTTCACCCCGGCATTAGAGCAGGCGCGACTGATTCGCCAAAAAGAAATCTCTCCGCTGGAACTGGTTGAACTCTACCTGGAACGGATTGAAAAGCTAAACCCTGACCTGGGTAGCTATGTGACGATCGCCGCCGACCAGGCGATCGCCGATGCCAAAACCAAAACGGAACAACTGACGGGCAACCATCCAGATCTCTCCCCTTTCTTTGGCGTCCCCATTTCCATCAAGGATCTGAACAATGTTGCCGGAATGCCCTGCACTTATGGACTCAGCGTTCTGAAAAAACGGATTGTGGCTGAGGATGAAGGCATGGTCAGTCGTATCCGACAAGCCGGGTTCATCATCCTCGGCAAGACCACCACTTCAGAGATGGGGATGTTTCCCTACAGCGAACCACCCGGTTTTCCACCTGCCCGTAATCCCTGGAATCTGGACTATACCCCCGGTGGTTCCAGTGGGGGAGCCGCTGCCGCCCTGGCGGCGGGACTATGTCCGGTGGCTCAGGGTTCTGATGGTGGTGGTTCGATTCGGGGTCCTGCCTTCTGTTGTGGACTGGTCGGCATCAAACCCTCCCGCGGTCGGATCAGTATGGCACCCTTTGGCGATCGCCTGAGTGGGATTGCCACCAATGGTCCCCTCGGTCGCACCGTTGCCGATGCCGCCGCCCTGCTGGATGTAATGTCGGGTTACATTCCCGGTGACCCTTACTGGCTACCGGATCCCGTTCCCTCTTTTCAAGTAGCCGCCGCAAACCCGCCCGACCGTCTGCGCATTGCGGTTGTCAACACGTTACAACCCTTAGGTGAAGCGGACTCGGTCTGTCAACAGGCCGTGCTGGATACAGCCCGTCTCCTGGAAACACTGGGTCATTCTGTTGAACCTGGCAGCCTGCCTGACCTAAGCGACCTGATTGAGCCATTTACCACCATCTGGCAGGCAATTCTGGATGAAGCCAGAATTCCAGAATTTGTTCTGAGCAGGACTTGTCGCTGGCTGCGGTTCCGTGCTCGTTTTGCGTCCTGTGGCAAATATCTGCGGGCGGTAGATCAGATGCAGATCATCTCCAGACGAATCGTAGAAAGTTTCAATTCTATTGATGTCATGGTGATGCCCGTCTACATGCACCCCACGATTCGGATTGGTGAGTGGGCGAAACTACGCCCTGCTCAAACACTGAAGCACATCATCTACTGGGTGGCTCCCTGCCCCCCCTTCAATGCCTCAGGACAGCCCGCGATCGCCATTCCCACCGGATTTGCCCCCAATGGTCTGCCTGTCGGCGTGCAACTGGTTGGTCACCCTGCCGCTGAATCCACGTTGATTGCGCTGGCTGCCCAGCTTGAAGCCGCAAACCCCTGGAGTCACCAGCGTCCACCCTGGGCAATTAAAGAATCCATTCCCGCCTGA
- a CDS encoding iron uptake porin, with protein sequence MSKFLLKSLLFSPAVLGAALAVSSSAMAADTKVAEASSVDLGGVSELVQLPESALAPASGDLSNRELSTIKPEPISVAQAAPESFSPANTSTLDQINRYGREGRASANQMGQVTSVSQLTDVRPTDWAFQALQSLVERYGCIVGYPDRTYRGNQAMTRYEFAAGLNACMDRVNELIAAGTADLVRKEDLAVLQRLQEEFAAELAVLRGRVDALEARTATLEKQQFSTTTKLAGEVIFAVTDEFLGNAGTNNTVFQNRVRLALNTSFTGKDLLVTRLAAGNADLFSIPGGGVEGIQTFNFGNTGGNQVFADWVAYFFPIGENLQFYIPAIAGLHYDYAPTFSGYFEAFDGGTGPLSIFAQRNPIYLIGGGSGAAATFNFGNIKISGGYLADGSDGSGTAGTFAANVPSAKFGLFNGSYAALGQIGFDTGNFGIGFTYVNAYRRGAIFDAGSGLPSSGTLFANGFFGFDAAGNLLDKFPTNVNAYGVSGYFKLTPTISINAFGSYINADDIGDGFGAAQIWTFGGGVAFADFGKKGNLLGLFAGVEPYVGNPAQYGLGNLQNKMPIHLEGFYKFQLTDNISITPGIIYIINAGQSSVGDTNALIGTLRTTFTF encoded by the coding sequence ATGTCCAAATTTTTGTTGAAATCGCTGCTGTTCAGTCCTGCTGTGCTGGGTGCTGCTCTGGCAGTTTCTTCATCCGCAATGGCAGCGGATACAAAAGTTGCTGAAGCGTCATCCGTTGATTTGGGCGGCGTTTCAGAACTCGTTCAATTACCCGAAAGTGCCCTTGCACCTGCCAGTGGCGATCTTTCCAATCGTGAGCTTTCTACCATCAAGCCTGAGCCAATTTCAGTCGCTCAGGCTGCGCCTGAATCCTTCTCTCCTGCAAATACCAGCACCCTGGATCAGATTAACCGCTATGGTCGCGAAGGGCGTGCTTCAGCCAACCAGATGGGTCAGGTCACCTCAGTTTCTCAGTTAACTGACGTTCGTCCCACTGACTGGGCATTCCAGGCACTCCAATCCCTGGTTGAGCGCTATGGTTGTATCGTGGGTTATCCCGATAGAACTTACCGGGGCAACCAGGCAATGACTCGTTATGAGTTTGCGGCTGGTTTGAACGCCTGTATGGACCGAGTCAATGAATTGATTGCGGCAGGGACTGCTGACCTGGTCAGAAAGGAAGATCTGGCGGTTCTGCAACGTCTTCAGGAAGAGTTCGCGGCTGAACTTGCCGTACTCCGGGGTCGGGTGGATGCTCTGGAAGCCCGCACCGCTACTCTAGAAAAGCAGCAGTTCTCCACCACCACCAAGCTGGCTGGGGAAGTGATTTTTGCCGTTACGGATGAATTCCTGGGTAATGCAGGCACCAACAATACGGTTTTCCAGAATCGGGTTCGTCTGGCGCTGAACACCAGCTTTACGGGTAAGGACTTACTGGTTACCCGTCTGGCAGCCGGTAATGCAGATCTGTTCTCCATTCCTGGTGGCGGCGTTGAAGGGATTCAAACATTCAACTTCGGTAATACCGGTGGAAATCAGGTCTTCGCCGACTGGGTTGCTTACTTCTTCCCCATTGGAGAAAACCTGCAATTCTATATCCCCGCGATTGCCGGTCTTCACTATGACTATGCTCCAACCTTCTCTGGCTACTTTGAAGCCTTTGATGGTGGTACAGGTCCGCTTTCCATTTTTGCTCAGCGTAACCCCATCTACTTGATTGGCGGTGGTAGTGGTGCTGCTGCTACCTTCAACTTTGGCAACATCAAGATCAGCGGTGGCTATCTGGCTGATGGTTCAGATGGCTCTGGAACGGCTGGTACGTTTGCGGCTAACGTTCCCTCTGCCAAGTTTGGTCTGTTCAACGGTAGCTACGCGGCACTGGGTCAAATTGGTTTTGACACCGGCAACTTTGGGATCGGTTTCACCTATGTCAATGCTTACCGTCGTGGGGCAATTTTTGATGCCGGAAGTGGTCTTCCTTCGTCAGGTACCCTTTTCGCGAACGGCTTCTTTGGCTTTGACGCAGCCGGTAACTTGCTGGACAAATTCCCGACCAATGTTAATGCTTACGGTGTTTCTGGCTACTTCAAGCTGACGCCCACCATTTCTATCAACGCCTTCGGCTCCTACATCAATGCTGATGACATCGGAGACGGCTTTGGAGCAGCTCAGATCTGGACCTTTGGTGGCGGTGTTGCCTTTGCTGACTTTGGTAAGAAGGGTAATCTGCTCGGCTTGTTTGCTGGAGTTGAGCCGTATGTTGGCAATCCTGCCCAGTATGGCCTGGGTAATTTGCAGAATAAAATGCCTATCCATCTGGAAGGTTTCTACAAGTTCCAGTTGACGGACAATATTTCCATTACTCCTGGCATTATCTACATCATTAATGCCGGGCAAAGCAGTGTTGGTGATACCAATGCGCTGATTGGAACCCTGAGAACAACCTTTACGTTCTAG
- a CDS encoding Uma2 family endonuclease, translating into MAISTQKLTFEEYLAYNDGTDTRYELVDGELVPMSLGTGKHGAIIRFLVQQFEDAVARSGQAWVPLPALVGVRSPRGRSWDTSRIPDVTVLALDQWEAMSEREAIINLNEPPPILVVEVVSTSTKTDDYRSKRAEYGLLDIPEYWIVDPLEAKITICVLEHQFYDSTEFRGDDLIQSPTFPNLNLTVAQILAGKG; encoded by the coding sequence ATGGCGATCTCCACCCAAAAACTCACATTTGAAGAGTACCTTGCCTATAACGACGGCACCGATACTCGCTATGAATTGGTGGATGGAGAATTGGTGCCGATGAGTCTGGGAACTGGCAAACATGGGGCAATCATTCGCTTTTTAGTACAACAGTTTGAAGATGCTGTGGCGAGATCGGGACAGGCGTGGGTACCTCTGCCTGCCCTTGTGGGTGTCCGCTCTCCTCGTGGACGCAGTTGGGACACTTCCCGGATTCCCGATGTCACTGTTCTGGCGCTTGACCAGTGGGAGGCAATGAGCGAGCGCGAAGCCATTATCAACCTCAACGAACCACCTCCAATTCTAGTGGTTGAAGTCGTTAGCACCTCTACAAAGACTGATGATTATCGCTCTAAACGGGCTGAATACGGACTGCTAGACATACCAGAATACTGGATTGTAGATCCCCTGGAAGCAAAAATTACCATCTGTGTCCTGGAGCATCAGTTCTACGATTCCACTGAGTTTCGAGGAGACGATTTGATTCAATCCCCAACCTTTCCAAATCTCAATCTGACAGTTGCTCAAATCCTGGCAGGAAAGGGATGA
- a CDS encoding YbjN domain-containing protein, producing the protein MSSRLESDIVQMLNEDGWNLVPDKKQGLYVTSFEGENGIYQLYLNVMNLDNQLLITYSYIPIKSPKDKIAAVALLLNKINRELYFGNFEIDYTNGEIAFRNGMHFLGEEFTKYMAVNTISSCAFTVDKYFPAIKFLINTKISPEDALKQVKRDRSSP; encoded by the coding sequence ATGAGCAGCAGGCTAGAAAGTGATATTGTTCAGATGTTGAATGAGGATGGCTGGAACCTTGTCCCCGACAAGAAACAGGGGCTATATGTCACATCATTTGAAGGGGAAAATGGTATATACCAGTTATATTTGAACGTTATGAATTTAGATAATCAATTACTCATAACTTACAGCTATATTCCAATTAAAAGTCCCAAAGACAAAATAGCGGCAGTGGCTTTGTTGCTGAATAAGATAAACCGTGAGCTGTATTTTGGAAATTTTGAGATAGATTATACCAACGGCGAGATTGCTTTTAGAAATGGTATGCATTTCCTGGGTGAAGAATTTACAAAATATATGGCTGTAAATACAATTAGCTCCTGCGCTTTCACGGTTGATAAATATTTTCCTGCAATTAAGTTTCTAATTAATACAAAAATTTCGCCTGAAGATGCTTTAAAGCAGGTTAAGCGCGATCGCTCCTCACCGTAG
- a CDS encoding site-2 protease family protein, which produces MQSGWRVGSIFGIPLYIDPSWLIVLGLVAFQMGLPLQSSLGIAAYAIGIVMALLLFGSVLLHELGHSLVARSQGIKVNAITLFLFGGIASIDQESKTPGKAFQVAIAGPLVSLSLFLLLLGLSVLAPVTFISLKELIWTLARINLILALFNLIPGLPLDGGQVLKALVWKVTGSRFKGVHWAATSGKLLGWSAIILGLWSLFVMQSGLGLWIAFLGWFGVQNANSYDRVTDLQETLLKIRAGDAMTREFRVVDAEISLRQFADDYLLNPVGPSVYFAASDGRYRGMVMVKALNDIERSEWETQTLYRIIQPLNEIPSVEESSRLVDVIQMMETKQIPQITVLSPAGAVAGIIDRGDVVRAIAHRMNIPIPEAAIKQIKEEGTYPPGFQLGALAQSAAEASLQEPSS; this is translated from the coding sequence ATGCAGTCAGGTTGGCGGGTTGGTTCAATTTTCGGAATTCCCCTCTACATCGATCCTTCCTGGCTTATCGTGCTGGGATTGGTGGCATTCCAGATGGGGTTGCCGCTGCAAAGCAGCCTGGGGATAGCAGCCTATGCCATTGGAATTGTGATGGCGCTATTGCTATTTGGCTCTGTTCTGTTGCACGAACTGGGGCACAGTCTGGTTGCCAGATCCCAGGGCATCAAGGTAAATGCGATTACCCTGTTTTTGTTTGGTGGCATTGCTTCTATTGATCAGGAATCGAAAACACCGGGAAAGGCATTTCAGGTGGCGATCGCCGGTCCTCTGGTCAGTCTCTCACTCTTTCTGTTGCTATTGGGTCTATCCGTCCTTGCTCCAGTGACCTTCATCTCGCTGAAAGAACTGATCTGGACGCTGGCAAGAATTAATCTGATCCTGGCCCTGTTTAACCTGATTCCTGGACTGCCCCTGGATGGAGGGCAGGTGTTGAAGGCACTGGTCTGGAAAGTAACGGGCAGTCGGTTTAAGGGGGTACACTGGGCCGCCACTTCAGGTAAGCTGCTGGGCTGGTCGGCAATCATCCTGGGGCTGTGGTCACTGTTTGTTATGCAGTCGGGACTGGGGCTTTGGATCGCCTTCCTGGGATGGTTTGGGGTTCAAAATGCCAACAGCTATGATCGCGTTACCGATTTGCAGGAAACCCTGTTGAAAATCCGGGCAGGGGATGCCATGACCCGTGAGTTTCGGGTTGTGGATGCCGAGATCAGTCTGCGCCAGTTTGCCGATGACTATTTACTCAATCCGGTGGGTCCCTCGGTATACTTTGCCGCCTCGGATGGGCGCTATCGGGGCATGGTGATGGTTAAAGCGTTGAATGATATTGAGCGGAGTGAGTGGGAGACCCAAACCCTCTATCGAATTATTCAACCATTAAATGAAATTCCATCGGTAGAGGAGAGCAGCCGCCTGGTGGATGTGATTCAGATGATGGAAACCAAACAAATTCCTCAAATTACGGTTCTGTCCCCGGCAGGGGCAGTTGCTGGCATTATTGATCGGGGAGATGTGGTGAGGGCGATCGCCCACCGCATGAATATCCCGATCCCTGAAGCGGCGATTAAGCAAATTAAGGAAGAGGGCACCTATCCCCCAGGATTTCAACTGGGGGCACTGGCTCAATCTGCCGCAGAAGCTTCCCTTCAGGAGCCTTCTTCTTGA